The following are encoded together in the Mesoterricola sediminis genome:
- a CDS encoding aldo/keto reductase has translation MTTSSLDRRDLLKLGAGAALGLMATRLGAEEAAPAAPRPVLEPWNPRTAKAMPTRNLGRTGHLVGIFSLGGQAAIEQPHNEAIAVPLIERALDLGVNYLDTSARYGGEARWSEQYLGRVLKRRRAEAFVATKTHARDRDGSLRLLETSLKLLQTDHVDLWQLHAMATPADVDAVCAKGGALEAFREAKEQGLVRFLGLSGHTDPQVLMEAIRRFPFDTVLMAFNAADPHHLTFQPLLALALEKGMGIIGMKVPARGRLLASWTPPPVAQQRGAVKATRPGTLTMREAMGYTLSHGVSTVIVGVDNVAQLEENVRIAREFTPYAPAQLRELEARAFPVMGQAQFYKRDAPQNPK, from the coding sequence ATGACCACCTCCTCCCTCGATCGCCGGGACCTCCTGAAGCTGGGCGCGGGCGCGGCCCTGGGCCTGATGGCGACCCGACTGGGCGCCGAGGAAGCGGCGCCGGCCGCCCCCCGCCCGGTCCTCGAACCCTGGAACCCCCGCACCGCCAAGGCCATGCCCACCCGGAACCTCGGGCGGACCGGCCATTTGGTCGGGATCTTCAGCCTGGGGGGCCAGGCCGCCATCGAGCAGCCCCACAACGAAGCCATCGCCGTGCCCCTCATCGAGCGGGCCCTGGACCTGGGCGTCAACTACCTGGACACCTCCGCCCGCTACGGGGGCGAGGCCCGCTGGAGCGAGCAGTACCTGGGCCGGGTCCTGAAGCGGCGCCGGGCCGAGGCCTTCGTCGCCACCAAGACCCACGCCCGGGACCGGGACGGCTCCCTGCGCCTGCTGGAGACCTCCCTCAAGCTCCTGCAGACCGACCACGTGGACCTGTGGCAGCTCCATGCCATGGCCACCCCCGCCGACGTGGACGCCGTCTGCGCCAAGGGCGGCGCCCTCGAGGCCTTCCGGGAGGCCAAGGAGCAGGGCCTGGTCCGCTTCCTGGGCCTCTCCGGCCACACGGATCCCCAGGTGCTCATGGAGGCCATCCGCCGCTTCCCCTTCGACACGGTGCTCATGGCCTTCAACGCCGCGGATCCCCACCACCTCACCTTCCAGCCCCTCCTCGCCCTGGCCCTGGAGAAGGGCATGGGGATCATCGGCATGAAGGTCCCGGCCCGGGGGCGCCTGCTGGCCTCCTGGACCCCGCCGCCCGTGGCCCAGCAGCGGGGGGCCGTGAAGGCCACCCGTCCCGGCACCCTGACGATGCGCGAGGCCATGGGCTACACGCTCAGCCACGGGGTCTCCACGGTCATCGTGGGCGTCGACAACGTGGCCCAGCTGGAGGAGAACGTGCGGATCGCCCGGGAATTCACCCCCTACGCGCCCGCCCAGCTCCGGGAGCTCGAGGCCAGGGCCTTCCCCGTCATGGGCCAGGCCCAGTTCTACAAGCGGGACGCGCCCCAGAACCCCAAGTAG
- a CDS encoding aldo/keto reductase, producing MDQVTFGRTGLRVSRLAFGAGPIGYLGADADRAAEVLGFLLDQGVNVIDTAAAYLGSEELIGGAVAHRRGDFVLLSKCGRKLPDVPGEDWSADVVTRTVDRSLRRLRTDHLDVMLLHTCPLEVLKAGEALGALLRAKEAGKIRFAGYSGDNAAAAYAAELPGVDVLMCSANLVDQANLETALPAAARGGQGVILKRTVANACWKPLEAQEGIYRDYVKPYVDRFKAMGLDPEDLGGQGPDPWPELALRFSLALAGPHVLSIGTTRRESAEANLRILARGPLPAPAVARIREAFARARGTADWPGLT from the coding sequence ATGGACCAGGTGACATTCGGACGGACGGGGTTGCGGGTCTCGCGCCTGGCCTTCGGGGCGGGCCCCATCGGCTACCTGGGCGCGGACGCGGACCGGGCGGCGGAGGTGCTGGGCTTCCTCCTGGACCAGGGGGTGAACGTCATCGACACGGCGGCGGCCTACCTGGGCTCCGAGGAGCTGATCGGCGGGGCCGTCGCCCACCGGCGGGGCGACTTCGTCCTGCTGTCCAAGTGCGGCCGGAAGCTGCCGGACGTGCCCGGCGAGGACTGGTCCGCGGACGTGGTGACCCGGACGGTGGATCGTTCCCTGCGCCGCCTCCGCACGGATCACCTGGACGTCATGCTCCTCCACACCTGCCCCCTGGAGGTCCTCAAGGCGGGCGAGGCCCTGGGGGCCTTGCTGAGGGCCAAGGAGGCCGGCAAGATCCGCTTCGCGGGCTATTCGGGGGACAACGCCGCGGCCGCCTACGCCGCGGAGCTGCCCGGCGTGGACGTGCTCATGTGCTCGGCCAACCTGGTGGACCAGGCCAACCTGGAGACCGCCCTGCCCGCCGCCGCCCGGGGCGGCCAGGGCGTCATCCTCAAGCGGACCGTGGCCAACGCCTGCTGGAAGCCCCTGGAGGCCCAGGAGGGCATCTACCGGGACTACGTGAAGCCCTACGTGGACCGCTTCAAGGCCATGGGCCTGGATCCGGAGGACCTGGGGGGCCAGGGGCCCGATCCCTGGCCGGAGCTGGCCCTGCGCTTCAGCCTCGCCCTGGCGGGGCCCCACGTGCTGTCCATCGGCACCACCCGCCGGGAGAGCGCCGAGGCCAACCTGCGCATTCTGGCGCGGGGCCCCCTGCCGGCCCCGGCCGTCGCCCGCATCCGGGAGGCTTTCGCCCGGGCGAGGGGCACCGCCGACTGGCCCGGCCTCACCTGA
- a CDS encoding carbohydrate kinase family protein: MGHPLDVVVIGCVGLDTNVYLPGRDIDFEVEANFTENLDCVGQAGGYASRGYARLGLRTGFIGHVGDDFAGRAIRETLAADGIDVRALAPDPGGTARSVNFMYGDGRRKNFYDCKRHADPDPALCRAVMAGARLAHVNIPDWARRLLPLAREAGLRIACDLQDVVDPADPYRRDFMEAADLLFFSGTNFPDPAPFMRRLAAQRPDRVVVCGRGAQGCAVATGREVRFFPAVDTGTPVLDTNGAGDALAVGFLTAYVLEGRSLEEAALRGQLGARHTCGLRATSDGLISRAQLEAAVARVRAKG, translated from the coding sequence ATGGGCCACCCCCTGGATGTCGTCGTCATCGGATGCGTGGGCCTGGACACCAACGTGTACCTGCCGGGCCGGGACATCGATTTCGAGGTGGAGGCCAACTTCACGGAGAACCTGGACTGCGTGGGGCAGGCCGGCGGCTATGCCAGCCGGGGCTACGCGCGGCTGGGCCTGCGCACGGGCTTCATCGGCCACGTGGGGGACGACTTCGCCGGCCGCGCCATCCGGGAGACCCTGGCGGCGGACGGCATCGATGTGCGGGCCCTCGCCCCGGATCCCGGCGGCACGGCCCGCAGCGTGAACTTCATGTACGGGGACGGCCGCCGGAAGAACTTCTACGACTGCAAGCGCCACGCGGATCCGGACCCCGCCCTCTGCCGGGCGGTGATGGCGGGCGCCCGCCTGGCCCACGTCAACATCCCGGATTGGGCCCGCCGCCTCCTGCCCCTGGCCCGGGAGGCGGGCCTCCGCATCGCCTGCGACCTCCAGGACGTGGTGGACCCCGCGGATCCCTACCGGCGCGACTTCATGGAGGCGGCGGACCTCCTCTTCTTCTCGGGGACCAACTTCCCGGATCCGGCGCCCTTCATGCGCCGCCTCGCCGCCCAGCGGCCGGACCGGGTGGTGGTCTGCGGCCGGGGCGCCCAGGGCTGCGCCGTGGCCACCGGGCGGGAGGTGCGGTTCTTTCCGGCCGTGGACACGGGCACGCCCGTGCTCGACACCAACGGCGCCGGGGACGCCCTGGCCGTGGGCTTCCTCACCGCCTACGTCCTGGAGGGCCGGTCGCTGGAGGAGGCCGCGCTGCGGGGCCAGCTGGGGGCCCGGCACACCTGCGGCCTCCGGGCCACGTCCGATGGCCTGATCTCCCGCGCCCAGCTCGAGGCGGCCGTGGCGCGGGTGCGCGCGAAGGGGTGA
- a CDS encoding SRPBCC family protein has translation MIRAVPVLLTWVLAAGPAEMTPLVTEAVIQAPPEELWRVLTTAEGVLKLGVGAADIDFRPGGLLRTAYDPKVPLDSEAAIHTEIVAYDPGRVLVTRIHRPPKGFPFMNAYARVWTVFTLTPEGKGATRLRVAMVGYGPDEESQKMKAFFEKGNAWVLRELQAHYPGGR, from the coding sequence ATGATCCGCGCCGTCCCCGTTCTCCTGACCTGGGTCCTGGCCGCCGGGCCCGCCGAAATGACGCCCCTGGTGACCGAAGCGGTGATCCAGGCGCCGCCCGAGGAGCTCTGGCGGGTGCTCACCACGGCCGAGGGGGTCCTGAAGCTGGGCGTGGGAGCGGCGGACATCGACTTCCGGCCCGGCGGGCTCCTGCGCACCGCCTACGACCCCAAGGTCCCCCTGGATTCGGAGGCGGCCATCCACACGGAGATCGTGGCCTACGACCCGGGGCGCGTCCTCGTGACCCGCATCCATCGGCCGCCGAAGGGTTTCCCGTTCATGAACGCCTACGCCAGGGTGTGGACGGTCTTCACCCTCACGCCCGAAGGGAAGGGGGCCACGCGCCTGCGGGTGGCCATGGTCGGCTACGGACCGGACGAGGAATCCCAGAAGATGAAGGCTTTCTTCGAGAAGGGGAACGCCTGGGTGCTGCGCGAACTCCAGGCCCATTATCCGGGGGGCCGGTAG
- a CDS encoding M13 family metallopeptidase: protein MMRTSLLARLAAGALILAPTVLAAADKAPAHASRCVLGAFGIDTEGMDRTLLPGDDWAGYAGGAYMRKLEIPADRSDYGMFTMLRDLSQKRTRVLVEAVAKKPAKPGTEAQKIKDLYTSFMDEKAIEAAGLAPIQPILGGIQAIGDRQALSAWLGKAMRTGGRGPLGLRAAQDMKNPDIISVMVGAGGLGLPDRDYYLDAKNPKFGPIREKYVKHIAAMLTLAGIKDADAKAAGIYGLEKKLAEVHWTRVQSRQREKLYNPCAVADLETTYPGVGWAALLQAAGIPKQERLIVTQPSAVAGTGKLLASEPLEVWKDYLTFHTLGHFSSVLPKAFGETSFAFNGRVLNGQPEETARWKRGVDLTDRVLGEAVGKLYVAKYFPPEAKQQMDVMVKNIIAAMDRRLSNLAWMDAHTKAEARAKLARFTPKIGYPGKWRDYARLEVKAGDPVGNLLRAAEFEFQRSLDKIGKPIDRSEWGMTPMTVNAYANPSWNEIVFPAAILQAPFFDPKADPAVNYGAIGAVIGHEISHHFDDQGRKYDKDGKLSDWWTPEDVKRFTALTDRLVKQYAAYEPLKGSHVNGELTLGENIADLAGVTVAYEAYHASLAGKPGKVLGGFTPDQRFYLGFAQVWRQKYRDEELLKRVMTDPHTPGFLRPNVVRNLDAWYEAFGVKPGQKLYLAPADRVRIW from the coding sequence ATGATGCGAACGTCTCTCCTCGCACGGCTTGCGGCCGGCGCCCTCATCCTCGCCCCCACGGTCCTCGCGGCCGCCGACAAGGCCCCCGCCCACGCTTCCCGCTGCGTGCTCGGCGCCTTCGGCATCGACACCGAGGGCATGGACCGGACCCTCCTGCCCGGCGACGACTGGGCGGGCTACGCCGGCGGCGCCTACATGCGCAAGCTGGAGATCCCGGCGGACCGCTCCGACTACGGCATGTTCACCATGCTCCGGGACCTGAGCCAGAAGCGCACCCGCGTCCTGGTGGAGGCCGTGGCCAAGAAGCCGGCCAAGCCCGGCACCGAGGCCCAGAAGATCAAGGACCTCTACACCAGCTTCATGGACGAGAAGGCCATCGAGGCCGCCGGCCTCGCGCCCATCCAGCCCATCCTGGGCGGCATCCAGGCCATCGGCGACCGCCAGGCCCTGAGCGCCTGGCTGGGCAAGGCCATGCGCACCGGCGGCCGCGGCCCCCTGGGGCTGCGGGCCGCGCAGGACATGAAGAACCCCGACATCATCTCGGTGATGGTGGGCGCCGGCGGCCTCGGCCTCCCGGACCGGGACTACTACCTGGACGCCAAGAACCCCAAGTTCGGCCCCATCCGCGAGAAGTACGTCAAGCACATCGCGGCCATGCTGACCCTGGCCGGGATCAAGGACGCGGACGCCAAGGCCGCGGGGATCTACGGCCTGGAGAAGAAGCTCGCCGAGGTCCACTGGACCCGCGTGCAGTCCCGCCAGCGGGAGAAGCTCTACAACCCCTGCGCCGTCGCCGACCTGGAGACGACCTATCCGGGCGTGGGCTGGGCGGCCCTCCTCCAGGCGGCGGGGATCCCGAAGCAGGAGCGCCTGATCGTGACCCAGCCCAGCGCGGTGGCGGGCACGGGCAAGCTCCTCGCCTCCGAGCCCCTGGAGGTGTGGAAGGACTACCTGACCTTCCACACCCTGGGCCACTTCTCCTCCGTGCTGCCCAAGGCCTTCGGCGAGACCTCCTTCGCCTTCAACGGCCGGGTCCTGAACGGCCAGCCCGAGGAGACCGCGCGCTGGAAGCGGGGCGTGGACCTCACCGACCGGGTCCTCGGCGAGGCCGTGGGCAAGCTCTACGTCGCCAAGTACTTCCCCCCCGAGGCCAAGCAGCAGATGGACGTGATGGTGAAGAACATCATCGCGGCCATGGACCGCCGCCTCTCGAACCTGGCTTGGATGGACGCGCACACCAAGGCCGAGGCCCGGGCCAAGCTGGCGCGCTTCACCCCCAAGATCGGCTACCCCGGGAAGTGGCGCGACTACGCCAGGCTGGAGGTCAAGGCCGGGGATCCCGTGGGCAACCTGCTCCGCGCCGCCGAGTTCGAGTTCCAGCGCAGCCTCGACAAGATCGGCAAGCCCATCGACCGCTCCGAGTGGGGCATGACGCCCATGACGGTGAACGCCTACGCGAACCCCTCGTGGAACGAGATCGTGTTCCCCGCGGCCATCCTGCAGGCGCCGTTCTTCGATCCCAAGGCCGATCCCGCGGTCAACTACGGGGCCATCGGCGCCGTGATCGGCCACGAGATCAGCCACCACTTCGACGACCAGGGCCGGAAGTACGACAAGGACGGCAAGCTCTCCGACTGGTGGACCCCCGAGGACGTGAAGCGCTTCACGGCCCTCACGGACCGCCTGGTGAAGCAGTACGCCGCCTACGAGCCCCTCAAGGGCAGCCACGTGAACGGCGAGCTGACCCTGGGCGAGAACATCGCGGACCTGGCCGGCGTGACCGTGGCCTACGAGGCCTACCACGCCTCCCTCGCCGGCAAGCCGGGGAAGGTCCTCGGCGGATTCACCCCCGACCAGCGCTTCTACCTCGGCTTCGCCCAGGTGTGGCGCCAGAAGTACCGGGACGAGGAGCTGCTCAAGCGCGTCATGACCGATCCCCACACCCCCGGCTTCCTGCGGCCCAACGTGGTCCGCAACCTGGACGCCTGGTATGAGGCCTTCGGCGTGAAGCCCGGGCAGAAGCTCTACCTGGCCCCGGCGGACCGCGTCCGCATCTGGTAG
- the rlmF gene encoding 23S rRNA (adenine(1618)-N(6))-methyltransferase RlmF translates to MPSMRKLQPPATRPGLHPANPHRAPYAFEALVAAVPSLGPHVRRNPAGLPTIDFADPTAVRLLNRALLATTYGVRDWDLPEGYLVPPVPGRADTIHHLAGLFAAPRGLRVLEIGVGAGLIHPILGHAAYGWTFVGTDVDPAALASCRAILAANPALAAAVELRLQRDPGRIFEGVTAPGEAFDLSLCNPPFHASAAEAAEGTRRKWRNLGRRPPQARNFGGQGAELWCPGGETAFVTRMAEESARQPGLCTWFSSLVSRSENLPALRAAVLRAGATRLRILDMAQGQKRSRLLAWGFDPPAAT, encoded by the coding sequence CTGCCTTCCATGAGGAAGCTGCAGCCCCCCGCAACCAGGCCCGGCCTGCACCCCGCCAACCCCCACCGGGCCCCCTACGCCTTCGAGGCCCTGGTGGCGGCCGTCCCTTCCCTCGGCCCCCACGTGCGCCGAAATCCGGCCGGACTGCCGACCATCGATTTCGCGGATCCCACCGCTGTCCGCCTCCTCAACCGGGCCCTCCTCGCCACCACGTACGGGGTCCGGGACTGGGACCTGCCCGAGGGCTACCTGGTGCCCCCCGTGCCCGGCCGCGCCGACACCATCCATCACCTGGCCGGGCTCTTCGCGGCCCCCCGGGGCCTGCGCGTCCTGGAGATCGGCGTGGGCGCGGGCCTCATCCACCCCATCCTCGGCCACGCCGCCTACGGATGGACCTTCGTGGGCACGGACGTGGATCCCGCGGCCCTGGCCTCCTGCCGGGCCATCCTCGCCGCCAACCCCGCCCTGGCCGCCGCCGTCGAGCTGCGCCTCCAGCGGGACCCCGGCCGCATCTTCGAGGGGGTGACGGCCCCCGGCGAGGCCTTCGACCTGAGCCTCTGCAATCCCCCCTTCCACGCCAGCGCCGCCGAGGCCGCCGAAGGCACCCGGCGCAAGTGGCGCAACCTGGGCCGCCGCCCGCCCCAGGCCCGCAATTTCGGCGGCCAGGGCGCCGAACTCTGGTGCCCCGGGGGCGAAACCGCCTTCGTCACGCGCATGGCCGAGGAAAGCGCCCGCCAGCCTGGCCTCTGCACCTGGTTCTCCAGCCTGGTCTCCCGGTCCGAGAACCTCCCCGCCCTCCGCGCCGCCGTCCTGCGCGCCGGCGCCACCCGCCTGAGGATCCTGGACATGGCCCAGGGCCAAAAGCGCAGCCGCCTCCTCGCCTGGGGCTTCGACCCCCCCGCCGCCACGTAG
- a CDS encoding ExbD/TolR family protein, which produces MDLSRARADINITPLIDIVLVLLIVFIVLVPGLVPALKVAVPQIVDGPRGLPAPPIVVSLDGEGRLFLQREAVDAATLRARVAEAVLLQPAGLRKVFLKVDAALPHQRAVDVLGELHAASDLARAATLAKVGPRGEDGGEIRVAVSLLKTSPAAL; this is translated from the coding sequence ATGGACCTGAGCCGCGCGCGCGCCGACATCAACATCACGCCCCTCATCGACATCGTGCTGGTGCTGCTGATCGTCTTCATCGTGCTGGTGCCGGGCCTCGTGCCGGCGCTGAAGGTGGCCGTGCCCCAGATCGTGGACGGCCCCCGGGGGCTTCCCGCCCCGCCCATCGTGGTGAGCCTGGACGGGGAAGGCCGGCTCTTCCTGCAGCGGGAGGCGGTGGACGCCGCGACGCTCCGGGCCCGGGTGGCCGAGGCCGTCCTGCTCCAGCCCGCGGGCCTCCGCAAGGTCTTCCTGAAGGTGGACGCGGCGCTCCCCCACCAGCGGGCGGTGGACGTGCTCGGCGAGCTCCATGCCGCCTCGGACCTGGCCCGGGCCGCGACCCTGGCCAAGGTGGGTCCGCGGGGCGAGGACGGCGGCGAGATCCGGGTGGCGGTCTCCCTCCTGAAGACCTCGCCCGCCGCGCTATGA
- a CDS encoding MTH1187 family thiamine-binding protein, whose amino-acid sequence MHVIADFTVVPVGVGVSLSPYIAELERVLQASGLTFETHANGTNLEGDWEAVFGTIRACHERLHAMGVPRIHTDVKFGTRSDREQRMGDKLRSLREKLG is encoded by the coding sequence ATGCACGTCATCGCCGATTTCACCGTCGTCCCCGTGGGGGTCGGGGTCAGCCTCTCCCCCTACATCGCCGAGCTGGAGCGGGTGCTCCAGGCCAGCGGCCTCACCTTCGAGACCCACGCCAACGGCACCAACCTGGAGGGGGACTGGGAGGCGGTCTTCGGGACGATCCGCGCCTGCCACGAGCGGCTCCACGCCATGGGCGTCCCCCGCATCCACACCGACGTGAAGTTCGGCACCCGCTCCGACCGGGAGCAGCGGATGGGGGACAAGCTGCGCAGCCTCCGGGAGAAGCTGGGGTAG
- a CDS encoding YqjF family protein, which produces MDARPDTAPPPGPWLLAMRWNDLAFLHWPVPAEALACRLPKGLTLDTHQGVAWLGIVPFAVSGTRLRWLPPIPGAASYLELNLRTYVTDGRKPGIWFFSLDADKALLVRAARIHPRLPYLRARMAHVRGGGWVHFASWRTHRGAPSASFTGRYRAVGAPFRPVPGSLEDWLTSRFALYTRARDGGLLRSDLDHGPWELRPCEADLQSNTLAEPLGLHLPPRPALAHLVERQDVRIWAARRVER; this is translated from the coding sequence ATGGACGCTCGACCTGACACCGCACCGCCCCCCGGCCCCTGGCTCCTCGCCATGCGCTGGAACGACCTCGCCTTCCTCCACTGGCCCGTGCCGGCGGAGGCCCTGGCGTGCCGCTTGCCGAAGGGCCTGACCCTGGACACGCACCAGGGCGTCGCCTGGCTGGGCATCGTGCCCTTCGCCGTCTCCGGCACCCGCCTCCGCTGGCTCCCCCCCATTCCCGGCGCGGCCTCGTACCTGGAGCTGAACCTGCGCACGTACGTGACCGACGGACGGAAGCCCGGCATATGGTTCTTCAGCCTGGACGCGGACAAGGCCCTCCTCGTCCGGGCCGCCCGCATCCACCCGCGCCTCCCCTACCTGCGGGCCCGCATGGCCCACGTGCGCGGCGGGGGCTGGGTGCACTTCGCCAGCTGGCGCACCCACCGGGGGGCGCCCTCCGCCTCGTTCACGGGCCGCTACCGCGCCGTGGGCGCGCCCTTCCGGCCCGTGCCCGGAAGCCTGGAGGACTGGCTCACCTCCCGCTTCGCCCTTTACACCCGGGCCCGGGACGGCGGCCTGCTCCGCAGCGACCTCGACCACGGCCCGTGGGAACTGCGGCCCTGCGAGGCGGACCTGCAGAGCAACACCCTGGCCGAGCCCCTGGGCCTGCACCTGCCCCCGCGGCCGGCCCTCGCCCACCTGGTGGAGCGCCAGGATGTGCGGATCTGGGCCGCGCGGCGGGTGGAGCGATGA
- a CDS encoding M13 family metallopeptidase, producing the protein MSRHGILLALAAGALVLSAPLAARAPETRAAVKAQKPTLGTFGIDLAGMDTAVAPGDDFNGYVNGQYVRKLEIPADKASFGMFHVLHDLSQERTKGIVEAAAAAKGARKGSEAQKVGDFYSSFMDEATIEKKGLAPLKTHLDAIAAIKDPQGLALAFGKAMRQGMDLPVGMSPMQDLKNPAIYSVYVGQGGLGMPDRDYYDVKIEKFKEIRTKYQAHLAAMLKLAGLPDAEARAKAVYDLETKIAASHWTKVQSRQVDKLYNPCKVDELDAKYPGVDWKTLLASVGVASQKELVVTTPSAIEGAARLMASEPLAVWKDYLTVHTLKGAAAFLPKAFVEENFAFNGKVLMGQPEMQPRWKRGVDMTTAVLGEAVGKLYVAKYFPPEAKKQADALVQNLIAAFDQHLANLPWMDAKTKAEARTKLAKFTPKIGYPSKWRDYSRFRVERGDALGNAMRAADFEYQRNLDKIGKPIDRSEWGMTPMTVNAYANPLWNEIVFPAAILQAPFFDPKADPAVNYGAIGVVIGHELSHHFDDQGRKFDKDGKLSDWWTPEDVKRFTALTEKVVKQYADYEPLPGTKVNGELTLGENIADLAGLTMAYDAYHRSLKGKPAPVVGGFTGDQRFFMGFAQVWRTKYRDAALLNQLQNDPHTPGHFRPAVVRNLDAWYEAFGVKPGQKLYLAPADRIKVW; encoded by the coding sequence ATGTCTCGACATGGAATCCTTCTGGCCCTCGCCGCCGGCGCCCTGGTGCTGTCGGCGCCCCTCGCCGCCCGCGCGCCTGAGACCCGGGCCGCGGTCAAGGCCCAGAAGCCCACCCTCGGCACCTTCGGCATCGATCTGGCCGGCATGGATACGGCCGTCGCCCCCGGCGACGACTTCAATGGCTACGTCAACGGCCAGTACGTGCGCAAGCTCGAGATCCCCGCCGACAAGGCCAGCTTCGGCATGTTCCATGTCCTGCACGACCTGAGCCAGGAGCGCACCAAGGGCATCGTGGAGGCCGCCGCGGCCGCCAAGGGCGCCCGGAAGGGCAGCGAGGCCCAGAAGGTGGGCGACTTCTATTCGAGCTTCATGGACGAGGCCACCATCGAGAAGAAGGGCCTGGCCCCCCTCAAGACCCACCTGGACGCCATCGCGGCCATCAAGGACCCCCAGGGCCTGGCCCTGGCCTTCGGCAAGGCCATGCGGCAGGGCATGGACCTCCCCGTCGGCATGTCCCCCATGCAGGACCTGAAGAACCCCGCCATCTACTCCGTCTATGTGGGCCAGGGCGGCCTCGGCATGCCCGACCGGGACTACTACGACGTCAAGATCGAGAAGTTCAAGGAGATCCGCACCAAGTACCAGGCCCACCTGGCCGCCATGCTGAAGCTGGCCGGGCTCCCCGACGCCGAGGCCCGGGCCAAGGCGGTCTACGACCTGGAGACCAAGATCGCCGCCTCCCACTGGACCAAGGTCCAGTCCCGGCAGGTCGACAAGCTCTACAACCCCTGCAAGGTGGACGAGCTCGACGCCAAGTACCCCGGCGTGGACTGGAAGACCCTCCTCGCCTCCGTGGGCGTGGCCTCCCAGAAGGAGCTGGTGGTGACCACCCCCAGCGCCATCGAGGGCGCGGCCCGCCTGATGGCCTCCGAGCCCCTGGCCGTGTGGAAGGACTACCTCACCGTCCACACCCTGAAGGGCGCCGCCGCCTTCCTCCCCAAGGCCTTCGTGGAAGAGAACTTCGCCTTCAACGGCAAGGTCCTCATGGGCCAGCCCGAGATGCAGCCCCGCTGGAAGCGCGGCGTCGACATGACCACCGCGGTGCTGGGCGAGGCCGTGGGCAAGCTTTACGTCGCAAAGTACTTCCCCCCCGAGGCCAAGAAGCAGGCCGATGCCCTCGTGCAGAACCTGATCGCCGCCTTCGACCAGCACCTGGCCAACCTGCCCTGGATGGACGCCAAGACCAAGGCCGAGGCCCGCACCAAGCTGGCCAAGTTCACCCCCAAGATCGGCTACCCCTCCAAGTGGCGTGACTACTCGCGCTTCCGGGTCGAGCGCGGCGACGCCCTCGGCAACGCCATGCGCGCCGCCGACTTCGAGTACCAGCGCAACCTGGACAAGATCGGCAAGCCCATCGACCGCTCCGAGTGGGGCATGACGCCCATGACCGTCAACGCCTACGCCAACCCCCTCTGGAACGAGATCGTGTTCCCCGCCGCCATCCTGCAGGCGCCGTTCTTCGATCCCAAGGCCGACCCCGCGGTCAACTACGGCGCCATCGGCGTCGTCATCGGCCACGAGCTGAGCCACCACTTCGACGACCAGGGCCGCAAGTTCGACAAGGACGGCAAGCTCTCCGACTGGTGGACCCCCGAGGACGTCAAGCGCTTCACGGCCCTGACGGAGAAGGTGGTCAAGCAGTACGCCGACTACGAGCCCCTCCCGGGCACCAAGGTCAACGGCGAGCTGACCCTGGGCGAGAACATCGCCGACCTGGCCGGCCTCACCATGGCCTATGACGCCTACCACCGCAGCCTGAAGGGCAAGCCCGCCCCGGTCGTCGGCGGCTTCACCGGCGACCAGCGGTTCTTCATGGGCTTCGCCCAGGTGTGGCGCACCAAGTACCGCGACGCCGCCCTCCTCAACCAGCTCCAGAACGATCCCCACACCCCCGGCCACTTCCGGCCCGCGGTGGTGCGGAACCTGGATGCCTGGTACGAGGCCTTCGGCGTGAAGCCGGGCCAGAAGCTCTACCTGGCCCCCGCGGACCGCATCAAGGTCTGGTAG
- a CDS encoding thioredoxin family protein, producing the protein MRAFLVTALLAATLPGLAAPPDAKAPQTGPYDPARDSFKDLEAAKAEAARSGRRILLIVGGNWCPWCHRLHGLFAADAELAGLRDRAFVTVPVDFSKAHRNEAFLAQFPKVPGYPHLFVLDAAGKLLHSQDTGVLEQDKGYDRAKIAAFIEAWKPKA; encoded by the coding sequence ATGCGCGCCTTCCTCGTGACCGCCCTTCTCGCCGCGACCCTGCCCGGCCTCGCCGCCCCTCCCGACGCCAAGGCGCCCCAGACCGGACCCTACGATCCGGCCCGGGACAGCTTCAAGGATCTGGAGGCGGCGAAGGCGGAGGCAGCCCGGTCGGGCCGCCGCATCCTCCTCATCGTCGGCGGCAACTGGTGCCCCTGGTGCCACCGCCTCCACGGCCTCTTCGCCGCCGACGCGGAGCTGGCGGGCCTCCGGGACCGCGCCTTCGTGACCGTGCCCGTGGACTTCAGCAAGGCCCACCGGAACGAGGCCTTCCTCGCCCAGTTCCCCAAGGTGCCGGGCTACCCCCACCTCTTCGTGCTGGATGCGGCGGGCAAGCTGCTCCACAGCCAGGACACCGGCGTGCTGGAGCAGGACAAAGGCTACGACCGGGCGAAGATCGCAGCCTTCATCGAAGCCTGGAAGCCCAAGGCCTGA